A window of Photobacterium sp. GJ3 contains these coding sequences:
- a CDS encoding SPOR domain-containing protein: MATKDYVKRGRAAKKPARNSRSRNSKPSGQFPVKWALIALFLVIGLGYGLYFLSSSPKPAAPAPETTAPMPPKEHKKPAEPAKKETSVKVEPKPVPQPKPQEKLPPKPAEKWRYIEELENKEVQVEAKKTPDKPGRPYLMQCGAYRTPAQAEERKAMIAFQGLTSQIKVSQGDKGSWYRVVLGPYPQKRKAESDRNMLRRAGIEPCAIWYWDA; encoded by the coding sequence GTGGCAACCAAAGATTACGTCAAACGCGGCCGGGCAGCGAAGAAACCGGCCAGAAACAGCCGTTCCCGAAACAGCAAACCCAGCGGACAGTTCCCAGTCAAGTGGGCGCTCATTGCGCTTTTTCTAGTGATTGGACTCGGTTACGGGCTCTATTTCCTGTCCTCTTCACCCAAACCTGCAGCACCAGCGCCTGAAACAACTGCGCCCATGCCGCCCAAGGAGCACAAGAAACCGGCCGAGCCTGCCAAAAAAGAAACCAGCGTCAAAGTTGAGCCAAAACCTGTTCCTCAACCCAAGCCACAGGAAAAACTGCCGCCGAAGCCAGCAGAAAAGTGGCGTTATATTGAAGAGCTGGAAAATAAAGAAGTTCAGGTTGAAGCTAAGAAAACCCCGGACAAACCCGGACGTCCTTACCTGATGCAGTGCGGCGCTTACCGGACTCCGGCACAGGCAGAAGAACGCAAAGCCATGATTGCTTTTCAGGGACTGACCAGCCAGATCAAAGTCTCTCAGGGCGATAAAGGGAGCTGGTATCGTGTGGTTCTGGGTCCATACCCGCAAAAACGCAAAGCCGAGAGCGATCGGAATATGCTGCGTCGGGCCGGCATCGAGCCTTGTGCCATCTGGTACTGGGACGCCTGA
- the cytR gene encoding DNA-binding transcriptional regulator CytR — protein sequence MATMKDVAQLAGVSTATVSRALMNPEKVSASTRKKVEQAVMDAGYSPNSLARNLRRNESKTIVAIVPDICDPYFTEIIRGIEEAAMEHGYLVLLGDSGQQKSRENSFVNLVFTKQADGMLLLGTDLPFDISKPEQKNLPPMVMACEFAPELELPTVHIDNLTAAFEAVNYLTQMGHQHIAQITGPDSAMLCQFRAQGYQQALRRAGIELNPAYTVKSDFTFAGGARAVTTLLSLPEPPTALLCHNDVMAIGAMQQAKRLGIKVPQDLSIVGFDDIQFAEYCDPPLTTVSQPRYEIGRQSMLMLLEILQGKDISAGSRLLDAKLVIRESAAPPSNKY from the coding sequence ATGGCGACAATGAAGGATGTTGCCCAGCTGGCCGGTGTTTCAACCGCGACGGTTTCCCGTGCGCTGATGAACCCGGAGAAAGTGTCGGCCTCGACTCGTAAAAAAGTTGAACAGGCTGTCATGGACGCTGGCTATTCCCCCAACTCCCTGGCCCGCAACCTGCGACGCAATGAATCCAAAACCATTGTCGCAATTGTCCCGGATATCTGTGATCCCTATTTCACAGAAATCATTCGCGGTATTGAAGAAGCCGCCATGGAGCATGGTTATCTGGTGCTGCTGGGCGACAGTGGTCAGCAAAAAAGCCGGGAAAACTCATTCGTTAATCTGGTCTTTACCAAACAAGCTGATGGCATGTTGTTGCTGGGTACAGATCTGCCGTTTGACATCAGTAAGCCCGAGCAGAAAAACCTGCCGCCGATGGTCATGGCCTGCGAATTTGCACCTGAGCTGGAACTGCCAACCGTCCACATCGACAACCTGACCGCCGCTTTTGAAGCCGTCAACTACCTGACGCAAATGGGCCATCAGCACATCGCCCAAATCACCGGACCAGACAGCGCGATGCTGTGCCAGTTCCGTGCCCAAGGCTACCAGCAAGCGTTGCGCCGCGCCGGTATTGAGCTCAACCCGGCTTATACCGTGAAAAGTGATTTCACTTTTGCCGGCGGTGCCCGTGCAGTGACCACTCTACTGTCACTGCCAGAGCCGCCGACCGCGCTCCTGTGTCACAACGACGTCATGGCCATTGGCGCCATGCAACAGGCTAAGCGTCTGGGCATCAAAGTCCCGCAAGATTTATCCATAGTCGGGTTCGATGATATCCAGTTCGCAGAATACTGCGATCCGCCGCTGACCACAGTGTCTCAGCCGCGTTATGAAATCGGCCGTCAGTCCATGCTGATGCTGCTGGAGATCCTGCAAGGCAAGGATATTTCGGCGGGTTCACGTTTGCTGGATGCCAAACTGGTAATCCGCGAAAGCGCAGCCCCGCCATCCAATAAATATTAA